The genomic region ATAACGTTTGAGGAAATGCAGAACTCCTCCGGAAACccatccagcctgcttttagaAACCAGCACAATGCGAGCCTTTATTTTTGCTATGAAGTCTGGAGCATTGCAGAAGATTCGAAGACCCTGTGAACGGTCATGATTATCTGTTATCTCTAAGAAAGTGGTCTCTCTGGCTGCCTGCTGCTCCTTTTCCCACCGTGCTTTGACGGCTTCATTTAGTGCCTTAAGCTTGAAGAAATCCGCTTCTTGTGCCAAGAGGTTGTTTTCTTGGAAACCCTCGGGTAGCAAGAGTTCTCCATTTCGTAGAAAGTTTAAAACATGCCTAAACAAGAGACCATCTCTGTCAATGAAGTAATGCCCATCTGCATCAATGGGGCAGAAGATTTTCTTGTTCACTATACCTTCCAGGTAAGAGTCTGGGTACCTGGATAACGTCTGTTTTTGTGTGATGTACAGATATCCACCCACATTGAGGGTAACAAGAGCATTCTTGCAGTTTGTGCTTTGCTCTCCGTCTTCCAAATCGTGGCATTTGTCATCAGATTCTTTCTCCCTTCTGTTGATTCTGCGTTCCATTCTGAGTAACAGCGTGTTACGATAGCTATCTGGCCTTGCTCTTGTTTGGtttcaaagaaaaataaaaaagagccgTATTCAGCTCTGCCACGATGATGGAATGAGAATGCTGCCAGCATTGCATGAGCTGTCAGCTCAGTTTTGCAGTAGGTGGCGTATGAGCTATGCAAACAGCAAGATATCAGCAATACAGCTGGGAGAAGCAGCATTTGCATTTAACTGTGTATGGGAACATGTTGAATATGGTTACTTTTTTGACCttacccctttttcttttttaaatgtttttttttttttttttgtaaatatgtttttatttagtattttcaaTAGCAAAGTGTACCAGTGTTCATAGTACGGTATAGACATGTCGTTGGTGGTGACACGCAGGTCGCCGTCTGGCACTTGTGTAAGCAATATTCGAGCAAGTAGATAGAGGTGACACGCAGGTCACGTCGTGGCTTTACAGGAAAAATGTATGGGCAAACAGGTAATGGTGACGCGCAGGTCACAGCCTAGCATTTCTAGAAGCATCTTCTGGACATGGAAACGGGGTAGATATATGTGTCCCTGCACAATATGCGTATAATTTCTCCACCTGCACAGTTCAACCTCAGTCCAGGGGAACGAGCGCAGCCCGGGCGGCGGCGGCTCTGGTCAGGGCACTCTAGGTTTGTATTGCATCCTATATATACCGGCCTCCCCTGCTGCGCCCGTCCCCATGCGCCGGTTGTGTTCTCGTGTACCGTGTCCGGTCGTATGGCTGCGGGGTGTCGGTCAGGTATCCCTCCTGTGAGGCGCTCTGGTGTCGTGTCAGAGTGTTCAATCGGTCACAGTGTGGCCCTGCAGGACGTCCAACCCCCGTTGTCTAGGGTCTGTTTGTGGAGGTGCAGTTACTGTGGTCACCCCTTAGGGAAGTGAGTATCGTCGTATGAGCTGTTCATGTCCGCTCTGTTGGCGCTCCAGCTGTGAGCCATGCtagtgatcagtgtgtgtgtgcctgggggtaggGGGGAATCGGGGATGGCTTGTCAGGGAGGGTAGGGGAAGGGTGCGTCTGCTTCCAGGTCTCTTCTGTCTGGGTCTGTCCTGTAGTTGTCCGGTCTGTTCGTCTCCTCGATGTGTCATTATGGGTCGTGTTGAAGTCTGGTCGCAAAGTCTGCCCTTGTGGTGGTCAGTATCCATTGGGTCCATATTTCCATATACCTGGTCGTTGTGTTTGATGTGGTCATAATGAGTTCCTCTGTCGCCCTAAGCTCCTCCATTTGAGAGAACCAGGATGTTAGCGGAGGTGTCATTTGCCGTTTCCAGAATTGGGGTATTACCTGCTTGGCAGTATTTAGAATCCTGatggtcagtgagtgtttgtagcGTGTTCTCGGGGTCtgtgtgtggtgaaggagcatgtGTTCTGGGAGGAAGGGGGGTGGTATGTCGGTGAAGGTTTTCAGGATGTTGTGTATGCCCCGCCAGAATGGCTGCACCAGTTCGCAATCCCACCATAGGTGGAGTGTAGTGCCGGTCTCCCTATTGCACCTCCAACAGAGGTCTGTATGTTCAGGGTCCATGGCATGTAGTACCGTTGGGGTACGGTACCAGTTCGTTAGCAGCTTAAACGCTGTCTCTTGGGTTCTGCTGAAGACTGAGCAGTGGTGTGTCAAGTAGCACATCTGTTCCCAGTCTTCCTCCGTGAAAGTCTTCCCTAATGCtcgttcccatttccccatgaatttAGGGGTCTCCCCAGGTGTTTCCCTTTGTAACATGGCGTATATGTGTGAGATTCCGTGAGGTTGCGGGTCTGGCTCCATACAGAGCCTCTCGAATGTGGTGGGGTCACGTTTCCTTGCCATGCCCTCTGGGAGGGTGTGCACAAAACTCCGAAGCTGTCTGTGTTTAAGGTGGTGTAAGAGGGTGGGGGCGGTCTCTCCCAGTAAGGTCGGGAGTGAATTGCATTCCGTCCCCGCCAGGAGGTGGTGTAGTCTTGGGATTTTATGTCTGAGTAGGTCCCTGAACGCGTTGGGGTCAAGCCCCGGGGGGAAGCTGttgttgtgtgtgagtgggagcaGGGGAGATGGGAATGGGGCCAGTCCACTTCTCTTCGCTACTCTCTCCCACACCCTCAGTGTTGCGGTCGTGTATGGCGTGCCCAGTCCTCCataaccccctctccctgtccacGGGACCGTGGACAGTGGTGTCCCCGTGTCCGCCTCCTCTGCCTCCTTCCATCGCTTGTGAACACTCTCTTTTGTCCACTCCATGACTCGTTGGAGATGACATGCTTCATAGTACAGGGCGAAGTCCGGTATGGCTAAGCCCCCCCTGTCTTTTGGCAATGTCAGTGTAGTTAGTTTGACCCTTGGCCGTTTGCGGTCCCATATGTATTTCCCGATGTCTTGTCTCAGGGTTCGGAAGAATGAACTGGGGATGGTGACCGGTATGGCTTGCATTAGATATAGCAGGCGCGGGAGAAGGTTCATCTTTATAACTTGAACCCTACCCAGCCATGAAATGTGCGGGTATGCCCATTCAGAAAGGTCTTTCCGGAATCTGTCCAGTAGGGGTGTGAAGTTGTGTTTGAATAGGTCAGTATCCTTCCTTGTTAACCAGGTGCCCAAGTATTGTATGCGGTGTTGTGCCCATTGGAAGGTATGGCTCTGTCTTAGAGGGGAGGCTCTATGTTCCGATAGGTTCATGTTCAGGATGTAAGATTTCGTGTAGTTGATCTTAAGGTTAGCAATCTCCCTAAAGGTCTCAAAGGCCTTCAGGATATTCGGGAGTGAGACCTCCGGGTTGGAGACGAAAAAAAGGAGGTCATCGGCATACGCCGCGATTTTGTGTTGCGTGTCCCCagatcctattcccctgattgcTTCATTGTGTCTTATGTGCGTCAGGAAGGGTTCGAGCGTCAGCAcgaagagcaggggggatagggggcatccctgccgcgtACCGTTGGTGATGGGGAAGGCGCTCGTCAGGGCTCCGTTCACTATGACGTGTGCGGTGGGCCCGTCGTACAGCGCCTCGACCCACCCCCGGAAATGCGGCCCCAGtccgatgtgtgtcagtgtgtggaacATATATTGCCAgtcgactctgtcgaaggccttctctgcgtctgtcGACAGCAGCAGAAGGCCCTCGGTCCCGCCATGTCGTCTATGCATGAGTGTTAGCGCCCTGATCGTGTTATCCCTTGCTTCGCGTCCCCTGACAAAGCCTACCTGGTCAGGATGTATGAGGGTGGGGATGTGTGTCTGGAGTCTAGTGGCTAATATTTTAGCCAGCAGTTTGACATCGCAGTTAATcagtgagatgggcctgtagttcccgcaaTGTTCCCTATCCTTGCCTTCCTTGGGGATGAGCGCGATGTGTGCTGTTAGCGACTGTTTCGGTAGGTGGTGGCCCTCCCTGAGTGCGTTTAAGGCCTCTAGAAGGGGTGAGTATAGTGTAGTATTTGAGAGGCAGCCCGTCTGGGCCGGGACTTTTGCCTTGTTTCATCATTTTAATGATGCGGGCCAGCTCTTCTATAGAGATCGGTTCGTCTAGCCTGTCCGCGATTTCCGGTGTCAAGGACGGGAGGGAGTGTTCTGACAAGTAGTCCTGTATTTTCGTATGTAGTTCTTCCCCGTGTTTGTGTTGGTGGGGTCTGGGAAGGGCATAGAGGTTCGCGTAGTAATCCCGAGTTATGTCAAGGATCTTAGAAGGCAGTTGGTGTAAGGTGCCCTTAGAGTCTCTCATCCTATCTATATATGTCCCCTGTCGCCTTTTGGCTAGCATTCTGGCCAGTAGCTTTCCACTTTTGTTGCCGTGGAGCAGGAAGAAGGCCTTGTGTCTAAGTGCATCCCTGTGGTGTTGTCTGTGTAGGAGGCCCGTCAGGTCGCGTCTAAGTTGCAGTAATgtcgcctggtgtgtcggtagttGTGCGGTTTTATTGAGTGTTTCCACCTTGTGTATTTCTGCTACTAGGTCTGCCATGCGACTATTGGTCTGTTTTTTGAGTGTGGACCCCTGACGGATGAAGTGGCCTCGTATCacacttttgtgtgcctcccatctgaTGGTAGGTGAGGTGTGGTCTGTAGTGTTCGTCTCAAAATATTCCTTAAGTGTGCCTGAGATTTCGGACGTAAAGTCGGGTCTGGTCAGTAGGTAGTCATTAAGTCGCCATTTGTTGTGGCGGGGCCTGAACATGGGTGAGGTGAGTGTCAGGGTCACCGGTGCGTGATCCGACCACGTCGGCACCCCGTGTTCCGCCGCGCTCGTGGTCGGTAGATTATAGTGAGAGGTGAAAATGTAGTCTAATCTGGTGTAGGTGTTGTGGACCTGTGAGAAATATGTGTAATCCCTCTCGTCAGGGTGGtaggccctccagcagtctatcaattGAGATCGGGTCAGGAGGGTTTTGATCGCATTCAAGTGTTGCGACGGGACCCCCGATTTCCCGGTCGAGGAGTCCCACCTCGGGTTGAGCGCGACATTGAGGTCGCCCCCTACTATGAGGATCCCTTCCGAGAAGGGCTTGAGTATCCTAAGTGTGCGTGCCAGGAACCGGTATTGTCGTGTATTCGGTGCATATATATTTGCGAACGTGTAGGCCTGGCCGGCTATTGTGCCCTTAAGGAAGATGAATCTGCCCTCTCTGTCTGTTAACTGTCCCGTTACTACTAGTGGTATGTGTTTCCCAATTAGAATGGCCGTCCCTCTGGACCTCCCCGCGTGGTAGTCACTAAAGTATCCAGTGGGATAGTGTTGGTTCGTCAGTTTGGGCCTAGACCCTTCCCGAAAGTGCGTTTCCTGAATTAGCACTATTGAGGCTCTGTGGGTGTGGAAGTCACGGAGCGCTCCTGAGCGCTTCTCCGGTTTATTAAGACCTCTGGCATTGATGGAGAGGACCGTGAGGCAGTCCGGCACAAGTGCCTTTGTGTCGGGGTGTGAGGGTGGCTGTGTCATTTCGTCCGTGGGTCCCAGTCCAGTCCAGGGGTCTGTGGTCGTCCGCGTCTGCTAGTTACGGGTCGGATGGGgtatacagggaaggagggggggggagggggaggtgatgtGTGgagtgtatgtaggtgtgtcttcGCCTCTGTGAAGAGACGGTGAGGTGGCAGCGACGGGGAACGGATTGGTCAGCGGCCACCTGTGGCCCGCTGATCCCGTTCACCTTGCCTTGGTCGCTGGGCCCTATAGGGCAGCAGAAGGAAGTCGAGCGACTTCGGGTGGAACCAGTCCTCCCCGCgtctgtgcgtctgtctgtggtaGACAAGTGGGTACCTGATTGTGTAGGTCGGTTTGTAGGGTCCGCGTAGTTTCTCTGTCGGCTGTGTCAGCTACAGTCGGGTTTGTGTTAGCGTCCTCCTCGGTTGAAGTCGTAAGTAGTAGGCTCCGGGTCTTGGCACTAGTCGCCGTCTGGGGTGCCTGTCTTGCGCACGTGGAGAAAAAGCAAATAACATAACAGTTACATAAACACTTGCCATATAACTCTCTCAACATTAAACATCAAACAATAAACTGTGTAGTGTTGTACATCCGCCTGCTGCGTAATTCAATTCTTATCATAGTTACGTACCTAACTAAcgtgccccctcctccccctcccgccACCCGTGTCCCTGCCCATTCGCCATTTTCCCAGCCCTCCCCAAAGGGGTTCCTATTCCCCCCCTATGTCAGTATTCTCCATATTCGTGTCTCACCACGTGTGTGTGATGGGGGAGCGGGAGTCTAGGCCGCTGAACAGTGTGGCACTTTTCTCCAACCCTTAAGCTATATGTGAGTGAGACCCCCCGGTGGAGCCCGCCCCCCTGCTCGTTTAGGTCATCACAGGGCAGGCCGGGCTCCAGCGGCGGGCCCCAGTCCTAATAGGGCTCCGCTATCATGACTGCGCCGGGCCTAGTGGgcgcctctctccccccccccccaccctctccagcGGTCGTCAGATGGTTATTGTGGATAGCTATGAGTGCCCATTGTATAAGGGCGGGTGGCTGCCTCAATGGAGCGAGTTCTGTACTTTTTACTCCTTACGTAACCCCCCAGTGCTTGCCTCCCCCCATGTGTCCGGGCCGGGTGGGTCCCCCCTGCATCCCCAGTCTCCCCTTGCGTAGAGCAGTGTGTCTTTGTGAGATAGTCTGAGAACCCCCAGTGTCTCTGGGGGGACTAAGCCCCGTTCAGGGGAGTGAGTCCCGTCAGTTGGTACTTGCGATTATATACTGCAGCAGTCAGTGGTGTGTACTTAAACCGCCATCCCGGAGGGTCGGATGGCCTGTTGTCTAGTCCCTCTGCTCCTGGGCTGCTGTGGCCGAGGCCCTGAAGTCATCTGTAGCGGTGCATAGAAGGCGAGAGGGTCCGGCCATTGCAGGGTGATAGGTGGGAGGCGTAGTTCCATTGCTAAGTCGCTCAGGTCCTCC from Pelobates fuscus isolate aPelFus1 chromosome 1, aPelFus1.pri, whole genome shotgun sequence harbors:
- the KCTD4 gene encoding BTB/POZ domain-containing protein KCTD4 produces the protein MERRINRREKESDDKCHDLEDGEQSTNCKNALVTLNVGGYLYITQKQTLSRYPDSYLEGIVNKKIFCPIDADGHYFIDRDGLLFRHVLNFLRNGELLLPEGFQENNLLAQEADFFKLKALNEAVKARWEKEQQAARETTFLEITDNHDRSQGLRIFCNAPDFIAKIKARIVLVSKSRLDGFPEEFCISSNVIQFKYFIKSENGTRLVLKEDNTFVCTLETLKFEAIMMALKCGFRLLTSLDCTKGSIVQSDALHFIK